From a single Amphiprion ocellaris isolate individual 3 ecotype Okinawa chromosome 18, ASM2253959v1, whole genome shotgun sequence genomic region:
- the LOC111580269 gene encoding E3 ubiquitin-protein ligase TRIM21-like: MASSSSLLSEEQFLCPICLDVFTRPVSTPCGHNFCMSCITSYWDNATFSQCPVCKEQFQRRPDLKVNTFISELALQLVSLQVTDARVWSADPQQVNSGSVVLCDICTDAQKEAVKSCLECQTSYCDVHLEPHHRAAGLKRHTLLEPSPSLDDRICKEHNRVLVLFCRDDNALLCDVCSSSRHRRHNVVPVQRAYERMKDEVENTEAKVQQMIQERLHKVQSMTESVKQSKTESEKVIANGMQDFTVLVFEIQKSQAELIRVVEEKQKTAEQQADGFISEMQREVKELQRTTVKLRELKQTRDQLRFLQSCSNTSLLPHTMDLSTVSSNKHLEMQQFGKSLRKAVSQLRVSLDKMNTEISRFSSSADASDAATLRYMQQYEVNIVLDPDSAHPMLCLSDDGKQVRYNMGSEVWAGQFLNLNMFTSHLAVLGRRGFSSGRFYFEVCTSQKTEWCLGVATASIQRRGALVRSSCCGLWAIWFLIDKFETFTCPDVPVHVGKVGRVGVFVDYNKGEISFYDVKTETLIYSFTECSFTEELYPYFNPCDNEFGSNLEPLTIVPVCHIE, encoded by the coding sequence ATGGCGTCCAGCAGCAGTCTGTTATCTGAGGAGCAGTTTCTTTGTCCCATCTGTCTGGATGTGTTCACTCGCCCTGTTTCCACCCCATGTGGACACAACTTCTGCATGTCCTGCATCACGAGCTACTGGGACAACGCCACGTTCTCCCAGTGTCCCGTCTGTAAGGAGCAGTTTCAAAGGAGACCCGATCTCAAGGTGAACACTTTCATTTCGGAGCTGGCGTTACAGTTGGTGTCGCTTCAAGTGACAGATGCTCGCGTCTGGAGCGCTGATCCGCAGCAGGTCAACTCCGGCAGCGTTGTGCTTTGTGATATTTGCACCGACGCCCAGAAAGAAGCCGTCAAATCCTGTCTGGAGTGTCAGACTTCGTACTGCGACGTTCACCTCGAGCCTCATCACCGAGCCGCCGGGCTGAAGAGACACACGCTGCTGGAGCCGTCGCCGAGTCTCGACGACAGGATCTGCAAAGAACACAACAGGGTCCTGGTGCTGTTCTGCAGAGACGACAACGCTCTGCTGTGCGACGTCTGCTCCAGCTCACGACACAGGAGGCACAACGTGGTTCCTGTGCAGCGAGCGTACGAAAGGATGAAGGACGAGGTGGAGAACACGGAGGCCAAAGTGCAGCAGATGATCCAGGAAAGGCTCCACAAGGTGCAAAGCATGACGGAGTCAGTAAAGCAAAGCAAGACGGAAAGTGAGAAGGTGATCGCAAACGGCATGCAGGACTTCACAGTGCTGGTGTTTGAGATCCAGAAGAGCCAGGCGGAGCTCATCAGGGTGGTCGAGGagaagcagaaaacagcagagcAGCAAGCTGATGGGTTCATTAGCGAGATGCAGCGCGAGGTCAAAGAGCTGCAGAGGACGACGGTGAAGCTGAGGGAGCTGAAACAGACCAGAGACCAGCTCCGGTTCCTCCAGAGCTGCTCCAACACATCCCTCCTGCCCCACACCATGGATCTGTCCACTGTCAGCTCTAACAAGCACCTGGAGATGCAGCAGTTTGGTAAATCTTTGAGGAAAGCAGTGTCTCAGCTGCGAGTGTCACTGgataaaatgaacacagaaatcAGCAGATTCTCCAGCAGCGCTGACGCGTCCGACGCCGCCACGCTGAGATACATGCAGCAGTATGAGGTGAACATAGTGCTCGATCCTGACTCAGCTCATCCTATGCTCTGTTTATCTGATGACGGGAAGCAGGTGAGATACAACATGGGCTCAGAAGTGTGGGCGGGTCAGTTCCTGAACCTGAACATGTTCACCTCGCATCTCGCAGTTCTGGGACGGAGAGGCTTCTCGTCCGGCAGGTTTTACTTTGAGGTCTGCACGAGTCAAAAGACTGAGTGGTGTCTGGGTGTGGCCACGGCGTCCATCCAGAGGAGAGGAGCTCTAGTTCGGAGTTCCTGCTGTGGACTCTGGGCCATCTGGTTCCTCATAGATAAGTTTGAAACCTTCACTTGTCCAGATGTGCCCGTACACGTGGGCAAAGTGGGGAGAGTTGGAGTGTTTGTGGATTATAACAAAGGTGAAATATCGTTTTATGACGTCAAAACCGAAACGCTCATTTACTCCTTTACTGAGTGTTCATTTACTGAGGAGCTCTATCCATACTTTAATCCCTGCGATAATGAATTTGGTTCTAACCTGGAGCCACTGACAATTGTACCCGTTTGTCATATAGAGTGA